The Amycolatopsis viridis genome window below encodes:
- a CDS encoding D-arabinono-1,4-lactone oxidase, translated as MNRWQNWAGTASADPQRVHTPRSAAEIAEVVTGVAAHGRRVRAWGSGHSFTPIAVADSDAIDLRGWTGIAAADAGTHRVTVRSGTTIRRLNAELDALGLALSNLGDIDAQTIAGAVSTGTHGTGARLGGLATQIVELELVLADGSVVTCSADREPDLFAAARIGLGALGVITHVTLQCEPAFALAAQERPEPLEQVLEGFDTFAAENDHFEFYWFPYGKNALVKRNNRLPPGEAKRPLSRARQFFDYDIMENVAFGALCRIGRAMPRLVQPLGRLASSVLSAREYSDTSHRVFVTHRGVRFVESEYAVPRESVHEVLRELRALVPRLENPVAFPVEVRVAAADDIWLSTAHGRDSAYIAIHQFTGMPYREYFAGFESIVAAVGGRPHWGKMHTLDASALRERYPHFDDFVKVAHRCDPAGVFRNSYVDRVLGPLQSCQ; from the coding sequence ATGAATCGCTGGCAGAACTGGGCGGGTACCGCGAGCGCGGACCCCCAGCGCGTCCACACTCCGCGCAGCGCCGCCGAGATCGCCGAGGTCGTCACCGGTGTGGCCGCCCACGGCCGTCGCGTCCGCGCCTGGGGCAGCGGACACTCGTTCACGCCGATCGCGGTCGCCGACTCGGACGCCATCGACCTCCGCGGGTGGACCGGCATCGCCGCCGCCGACGCCGGCACCCATCGCGTCACCGTGCGGTCCGGCACCACGATCCGCCGGCTCAACGCCGAACTGGACGCGCTCGGCCTGGCGCTGAGCAACCTCGGCGACATCGACGCGCAGACCATCGCGGGAGCGGTGTCGACCGGCACCCACGGCACCGGCGCGCGCCTGGGCGGGCTGGCCACGCAGATCGTCGAGCTGGAACTGGTGCTGGCCGACGGATCGGTGGTCACCTGCTCCGCCGACCGCGAACCCGACCTGTTCGCCGCCGCCCGGATCGGGCTGGGCGCCCTCGGGGTGATCACACACGTGACCCTCCAGTGCGAGCCGGCGTTCGCGCTCGCCGCGCAGGAACGCCCGGAGCCGCTGGAGCAGGTGCTCGAGGGCTTCGACACCTTCGCCGCGGAGAACGACCACTTCGAGTTCTACTGGTTCCCATACGGGAAGAACGCACTGGTCAAGCGCAACAACCGGCTGCCGCCGGGCGAGGCGAAGCGGCCGTTGAGCCGGGCCCGGCAGTTCTTCGACTACGACATCATGGAGAACGTCGCGTTCGGCGCGTTGTGCCGGATCGGGCGCGCGATGCCGCGGCTGGTGCAGCCGCTCGGCCGGCTCGCGTCGTCGGTGCTGTCCGCGCGCGAATACTCCGACACCTCGCACCGCGTGTTCGTGACGCACCGCGGGGTGCGGTTCGTGGAGTCGGAGTACGCGGTGCCGCGGGAATCCGTGCACGAGGTGCTGCGCGAGTTGCGGGCTCTGGTGCCGCGGCTGGAGAACCCGGTGGCGTTCCCGGTCGAGGTGCGGGTCGCCGCCGCGGACGACATCTGGCTGTCCACCGCCCACGGCAGGGACTCCGCCTACATCGCGATCCACCAGTTCACCGGGATGCCCTACCGCGAGTACTTCGCCGGCTTCGAGTCGATCGTCGCGGCGGTCGGGGGCCGTCCGCACTGGGGCAAGATGCACACCCTGGACGCTTCCGCGTTGCGCGAGCGGTACCCGCACTTCGACGACTTCGTGAAGGTGGCGCACCGCTGCGACCCGGCCGGCGTGTTCCGCAACTCCTATGTGGACCGCGTGCTGGGACCGCTTCAGTCGTGCCAGTAG
- a CDS encoding ADP-ribosylglycohydrolase family protein produces MTQESMEIAGWPADEARRRARKMSDWHYEWTMRHVDRAPFGLEQRPEGTDYNLHHLEVDPPADAEAEYLQRQREIMLADHRTGQRLRGQPGIESRFLGAVFASALGDAMDHRVSAVGAEALRQHSARWFTEPVFPNGVAMVSANTQLMLFTAESMIGPHAADRATPGPPLTTNPAMHVTLGYRRWAVTQGFPPDDLFGPLPHEYRNTGWLVRHRDMFDRRSADDTLATVLIRHAREEQDIVRCLGPGCVARSVPLALWSDDPALGFKVGVDSARLTHPRPDDHLATGAFVVLLQQLLRGQPLPAAIAAARRMNQPEAAPVIQAIDAAVELARTVEAPASPQQLTETFGGINTGAQALGAAVYAVVVTDYVRETLSVATNHDGNTAATGMLAGALAGARWGIETVPRGLLAALDLYEVIEVLTRDLLAEFGPRPPQDPLWIRRYWHD; encoded by the coding sequence ATGACGCAGGAGAGCATGGAGATCGCCGGGTGGCCCGCCGACGAGGCCCGACGCCGGGCAAGGAAGATGTCGGACTGGCACTACGAGTGGACGATGCGGCACGTGGACCGGGCCCCGTTCGGCCTGGAGCAGCGGCCGGAGGGAACCGACTACAACCTGCACCACCTCGAGGTCGATCCGCCTGCGGACGCGGAGGCCGAGTACTTGCAGCGCCAGCGGGAGATCATGCTGGCCGACCACCGCACCGGGCAGCGGCTCCGCGGGCAGCCGGGCATCGAGAGCCGTTTCCTCGGCGCCGTTTTCGCGTCTGCACTCGGGGATGCGATGGATCACCGGGTCAGCGCGGTGGGCGCCGAAGCGCTGCGACAGCACAGCGCGCGGTGGTTCACCGAGCCGGTGTTTCCCAACGGCGTCGCGATGGTCTCCGCGAACACGCAGCTCATGTTGTTCACCGCCGAGTCAATGATCGGTCCGCATGCCGCGGACCGGGCCACTCCCGGCCCGCCGCTCACGACGAACCCGGCGATGCACGTGACCCTGGGATACCGGCGCTGGGCGGTCACCCAGGGCTTCCCGCCCGACGACCTGTTCGGTCCCCTGCCGCACGAGTACCGCAACACCGGCTGGCTCGTGCGGCACCGGGACATGTTCGACCGGCGGTCCGCCGACGACACCCTCGCCACGGTGCTGATCCGGCACGCGCGCGAGGAGCAGGACATCGTGCGCTGCCTCGGACCCGGTTGCGTCGCACGCAGCGTGCCTCTTGCACTGTGGTCGGACGATCCTGCGCTCGGCTTCAAGGTCGGCGTCGACAGCGCTCGTCTCACCCATCCCCGGCCGGACGATCACCTGGCCACAGGGGCATTCGTCGTTCTGCTGCAACAGCTCCTGCGGGGACAGCCGCTGCCGGCGGCCATCGCCGCGGCTCGCCGGATGAACCAGCCCGAAGCTGCCCCGGTGATCCAAGCCATCGACGCCGCGGTCGAGCTCGCCCGCACCGTCGAGGCACCGGCGTCACCTCAGCAGCTGACCGAAACCTTCGGCGGGATCAACACCGGCGCGCAGGCGCTCGGCGCGGCGGTGTACGCGGTCGTCGTCACCGACTACGTGCGGGAAACCTTGTCCGTCGCGACGAATCACGACGGGAACACCGCCGCGACCGGCATGCTGGCCGGCGCGCTCGCCGGTGCTCGGTGGGGTATCGAGACGGTGCCGCGCGGCCTGCTCGCAGCCCTCGACCTGTACGAGGTCATCGAGGTACTGACGCGGGATCTGCTCGCGGAGTTCGGACCGCGACCGCCGCAGGATCCACTGTGGATCCGCCGCTACTGGCACGACTGA